One window of the Archaeoglobus sulfaticallidus PM70-1 genome contains the following:
- a CDS encoding replication factor C small subunit, giving the protein MLESEIWVEKYRPKTLDEVVGQHAIVQRLKGYVEKRNIPHLLFAGPPGTGKTASAIALTRDLFGENWRDNFIEMNASVSKSTPVTVRVNGAVERLTFEDLDRMYFNGCGDDVEYADAGDLEVLTVDEKYRVRWARVSKIIRHKARKILRVRVEGGGVIELTGNHAVMLLDKNGSLVAKKASEIKEGDFFISFVSKLGGSLNKLSFSDYLPRSVTSRVRVIDELEVNELVSWSFGAYAAEGAVSIRGDTSGQVVYTFGSNELEQIGRIKEFSESLGLKIYETYTSSGFDRSKYSAKQIKVLSTQLAKFVRDNFYDGYGFKAKNKRIPGFVYELPFEAKMAFLRGLADGDGYGEWANIVRISSASKDLLIDVAWLSRMTGIESSIFDREVRLIWKGGMGYQKSELLPAEIFVNFFERISDKIEGNWRYEMRHQLYENRKTVSKQTLKKILDMVDVESLTEKEKEVLKNLRNLVNSDLHVLRVREIEAVDYNDFVYDVSVPGNEMFFAGNVPVLLHNSDERGIDVVRHKIKEFARTAPIGDAPFKIIFLDEADALTADAQAALRRTMEMYSKICRFILSCNYVSRIIEPIQSRCAVFKFRPISEEAMKKKLLEICEKENVEITEDGLQALIYVSGGDFRKAINALQGAATFGEKIDAEVIFQITATARPEEVKDLLELALSGNFLEAREKLEHLLIEYGMSGEDVVNQLFKEIISSSLDERLKVVLIDKLGEIDFRLTEGSNERIQLDAYLAFLSTIAKRKKEKVEKE; this is encoded by the coding sequence ATGCTCGAATCGGAAATTTGGGTGGAAAAATACAGGCCTAAAACGCTCGATGAGGTTGTTGGTCAGCATGCCATTGTTCAAAGGCTTAAGGGTTATGTTGAAAAGAGGAACATACCTCATTTACTCTTCGCCGGACCTCCCGGTACAGGAAAGACCGCTTCAGCAATAGCCCTGACAAGAGACCTGTTCGGAGAGAACTGGAGAGATAATTTCATAGAGATGAATGCATCGGTTTCTAAGAGTACACCTGTTACGGTCAGAGTTAATGGTGCTGTTGAAAGGTTAACTTTCGAAGATCTAGACAGGATGTACTTTAACGGCTGTGGCGATGATGTCGAGTACGCAGATGCCGGAGATCTGGAAGTTCTTACTGTTGATGAAAAATACAGGGTCAGATGGGCGAGAGTATCCAAAATAATAAGACACAAAGCCAGAAAGATTCTCAGAGTTCGTGTAGAAGGTGGTGGAGTAATTGAACTGACTGGAAATCACGCAGTTATGTTGCTTGACAAAAACGGTAGCCTCGTCGCAAAGAAGGCAAGCGAAATAAAAGAAGGGGATTTCTTCATATCTTTCGTGTCAAAACTTGGTGGGTCTCTTAATAAGCTGTCATTTTCTGACTACCTGCCCCGATCCGTAACTTCGAGAGTTAGGGTTATAGATGAGCTGGAGGTTAACGAGCTTGTTTCATGGTCTTTCGGTGCTTACGCTGCGGAAGGAGCGGTAAGCATCAGAGGTGACACTTCAGGGCAGGTAGTATATACGTTTGGAAGCAATGAACTTGAACAGATTGGCAGGATAAAGGAGTTTTCGGAATCTCTTGGACTAAAAATATACGAAACATACACTTCGTCGGGCTTTGATAGGAGCAAGTACTCGGCGAAACAGATCAAAGTTCTGAGCACGCAGCTTGCTAAGTTTGTTAGAGATAACTTTTACGATGGCTACGGTTTTAAGGCTAAAAACAAGAGAATTCCGGGATTTGTTTATGAATTGCCGTTTGAAGCGAAGATGGCATTTCTAAGAGGGTTGGCTGACGGCGATGGCTATGGTGAATGGGCAAATATTGTGAGGATTTCCTCAGCGTCGAAAGATTTGCTGATAGATGTGGCATGGCTTTCCAGAATGACGGGTATAGAAAGCTCTATTTTCGATAGAGAGGTTAGATTAATCTGGAAAGGTGGCATGGGTTATCAGAAATCTGAGTTGTTGCCAGCGGAGATATTCGTGAATTTCTTTGAAAGAATAAGCGATAAAATCGAAGGTAACTGGCGCTACGAAATGAGGCATCAGCTATACGAAAACAGGAAAACAGTTTCAAAGCAAACACTGAAGAAAATTCTGGACATGGTGGATGTAGAAAGTTTGACTGAGAAGGAAAAAGAAGTCTTGAAAAACTTGAGAAACCTCGTTAATTCAGATTTACACGTTCTCAGGGTCAGGGAGATAGAGGCTGTGGATTACAACGACTTCGTATACGATGTCTCAGTGCCCGGTAACGAAATGTTCTTTGCTGGAAATGTACCGGTACTTCTACACAATTCAGACGAGAGGGGTATTGATGTTGTTAGACACAAGATAAAGGAGTTCGCTAGAACGGCTCCAATTGGAGATGCTCCGTTCAAGATAATATTTCTGGATGAGGCTGATGCCCTTACTGCTGATGCACAGGCTGCTTTGAGAAGAACGATGGAGATGTACTCAAAGATATGCAGGTTCATTCTAAGCTGCAACTATGTTAGCAGAATTATCGAGCCAATACAGAGCAGATGTGCTGTCTTCAAGTTCAGGCCGATATCGGAGGAGGCAATGAAGAAGAAGCTCCTCGAGATCTGTGAGAAGGAGAATGTTGAGATAACCGAAGATGGTTTGCAGGCTCTGATATATGTCTCAGGAGGAGACTTCAGGAAGGCCATAAACGCCCTTCAGGGAGCTGCGACTTTCGGAGAAAAAATTGATGCTGAGGTCATATTCCAGATCACGGCAACCGCCAGACCTGAGGAAGTGAAGGATTTGCTTGAGCTGGCTTTATCAGGAAACTTTCTGGAGGCAAGAGAGAAGCTCGAACACCTGCTCATAGAGTACGGCATGTCTGGAGAGGATGTCGTGAACCAGCTTTTCAAAGAGATCATATCCTCCAGCCTTGATGAAAGGCTGAAAGTCGTTCTGATCGATAAGCTTGGAGAGATTGATTTCAGATTGACTGAGGGATCCAATGAGAGAATCCAGCTCGATGCATACCTTGCATTCCTATCAACCATAGCGAAAAGGAAAAAGGAAAAAGTTGAAAAGGAGTGA
- a CDS encoding UPF0058 family protein, which produces MHKEELVFLHLTLFHMKRFFEEAGIANGHFASYDKLGIQPVHIHKSKAEHKKAILTLCKGITDIFKESQPEDVVKNPRVREMLEVVCSVAQH; this is translated from the coding sequence ATGCACAAGGAAGAACTTGTATTTCTGCACTTAACGCTGTTTCACATGAAGAGGTTCTTTGAAGAGGCAGGAATCGCAAACGGACATTTTGCATCATATGATAAGCTTGGCATTCAGCCTGTGCACATCCATAAAAGCAAGGCTGAGCACAAAAAAGCAATTCTGACACTCTGCAAAGGCATAACAGACATTTTTAAAGAATCTCAGCCGGAAGATGTCGTTAAAAACCCACGAGTGAGAGAGATGTTAGAGGTCGTCTGTAGTGTTGCACAGCATTAG
- a CDS encoding UPF0146 family protein has protein sequence MVFDGLTAFISKNYSGKVVEVCCGNRFDVALELSKRGFNIVCVDVKRFEPPEGVSFECDDIRNPRIEIYENSSLIYSIRPPYELYKHIIRLSDRVMADCIIKPLYGEHPEGLELVNHLGDYFYLRQLKSFE, from the coding sequence ATGGTCTTCGATGGGCTCACAGCCTTCATCTCCAAAAACTACAGCGGGAAGGTGGTTGAGGTTTGCTGCGGGAACAGGTTTGATGTTGCACTTGAGCTTTCAAAAAGAGGTTTCAACATAGTCTGCGTGGATGTGAAAAGATTTGAACCGCCAGAGGGGGTTTCATTCGAGTGTGATGATATAAGAAATCCAAGAATCGAGATCTATGAAAACTCAAGTCTGATATACTCGATAAGACCGCCTTATGAACTGTATAAACACATAATCAGACTCTCCGACAGAGTTATGGCTGACTGCATAATAAAGCCACTGTATGGAGAGCATCCTGAGGGGTTGGAGCTTGTAAACCACCTGGGCGATTACTTTTACTTAAGGCAGTTGAAATCATTTGAGTAG
- a CDS encoding translation initiation factor IF-6, giving the protein MSELLSIQGVPLVGLYIRASEDYAVVGVRDEKVIQIVEEELEVKAIRTTIAGSELVGAMVAMNSTGAVVCRHVRQKEIEKISRYIDVRVVDTNMTCLGNNILINDYGAIVHPELDRALIEEISDFFGIKILVGTIGGIKTVGMSACVTNKGALVNPNSTEWEMKRLSDILKVPVEKGTINFGSDMVGTGVVANTKGYIAGRDTTGFELGVVEEALGFI; this is encoded by the coding sequence ATGTCTGAACTGCTTTCGATTCAGGGCGTTCCACTTGTGGGACTCTATATCAGGGCCTCAGAGGATTACGCCGTTGTCGGGGTTAGGGATGAGAAGGTAATCCAAATCGTTGAAGAGGAGCTTGAGGTAAAGGCTATCAGAACAACAATCGCAGGATCTGAGCTGGTTGGAGCGATGGTGGCCATGAACTCCACAGGAGCAGTGGTATGCCGGCATGTCAGGCAGAAGGAAATAGAAAAGATCAGCAGGTACATTGATGTCAGGGTTGTGGACACGAACATGACCTGCCTGGGGAACAACATCCTCATCAACGATTATGGAGCTATTGTCCACCCTGAACTGGACAGGGCGTTGATTGAGGAGATATCAGACTTTTTTGGAATAAAGATTCTGGTGGGCACGATAGGCGGTATAAAGACAGTTGGCATGTCAGCTTGTGTGACGAACAAGGGAGCGCTCGTGAATCCGAACTCAACCGAGTGGGAGATGAAGAGGCTCTCTGATATTCTGAAGGTACCCGTGGAGAAGGGGACGATAAACTTTGGAAGCGATATGGTGGGGACAGGAGTGGTGGCGAATACGAAGGGATATATAGCCGGCAGAGACACAACCGGATTCGAGCTTGGAGTGGTTGAGGAGGCTCTTGGCTTTATTTAG
- a CDS encoding DNA-binding protein — translation MDELEEIRRRKLAELQAQRERELEELRRQQELQSEIQAQKKAILRAILEPEARERLARIKLAHPEISESIENQLIALAQTGRLRQKITDEMLVEILKRALPKKRETKIIRK, via the coding sequence ATGGATGAACTTGAAGAGATAAGAAGGCGGAAGCTCGCGGAACTTCAGGCACAGAGGGAAAGGGAGCTTGAGGAACTCAGGAGACAGCAGGAGCTTCAGAGTGAGATTCAGGCTCAGAAGAAGGCAATATTGAGGGCGATACTTGAGCCCGAAGCCCGTGAAAGGCTTGCAAGAATCAAGCTCGCTCATCCTGAAATATCCGAGTCAATAGAGAACCAGCTCATAGCTCTCGCTCAAACTGGAAGGTTGAGGCAGAAGATAACAGATGAAATGCTCGTAGAAATTCTGAAAAGGGCTCTGCCCAAGAAGAGGGAGACAAAAATTATCAGAAAATAA
- a CDS encoding MFS transporter → MENEEPEIDRSLKNLLRDGLASQIMFSLVTVPIISSYLALMKASPLLIGFVAGIPYLSQLVQIPSVYIAEKYSRKKICLIYNLLSRISLLLIAIALAIDFDNSVSLVVILFTAYTVFKEASSLPWSSWMRDLIPDNMRGKIYSKRIANGKFIALFAVLSFAVLFNYLGSPAFILLFMTAFLAGAVSLYFITGIDDVDVETKGKRNLREPFKNINFVRLTSSLSLWRFASGMSTPFFSVYIISVLNYPLWVVITLASVSQLSSTYFLRISGKMMDMFGNKPLTILSFSSFSLAALLFTFTTMPERHPLTPMILVLIYIIDGFYSNIPPIAVMNMIAKITPKGNSASYYAANNVASSLFGALGSLTGGIIASGLLYLNFGIKIDIESTIGFLQIPAIHLAGYDFLFLISAFLSVLSVKILRKFEESNAVDEELVKEEIRKAVYQDVLSVISHTPLVTVLDGFSAKFMAQMRTQDVFQSSLGVKINPNKQFEFAPGKIEDIEKIKEN, encoded by the coding sequence ATGGAAAATGAAGAGCCTGAAATTGATCGTAGCTTGAAAAATCTGCTGAGGGATGGATTAGCGTCTCAGATAATGTTCTCACTGGTTACTGTACCGATTATATCCTCGTATCTGGCACTGATGAAAGCAAGTCCTTTATTAATAGGATTTGTTGCAGGAATTCCGTATCTCTCCCAACTCGTTCAAATTCCTTCGGTTTACATTGCAGAAAAATACAGTAGAAAAAAGATATGTTTAATCTATAACCTCCTTTCAAGGATTTCCCTTTTGCTGATTGCTATAGCTCTTGCAATTGATTTTGATAACTCGGTTTCGCTTGTAGTAATACTTTTCACAGCATATACAGTCTTTAAAGAAGCTTCGAGCCTGCCATGGAGCTCTTGGATGAGAGATTTAATCCCGGACAACATGAGGGGTAAGATATATTCAAAGAGAATTGCGAATGGAAAGTTCATCGCACTATTCGCGGTTTTATCCTTTGCAGTCTTATTTAACTACCTCGGATCTCCAGCGTTCATTCTGCTCTTCATGACAGCATTTTTGGCTGGAGCTGTAAGTCTGTATTTTATAACTGGAATTGATGATGTTGATGTTGAGACGAAAGGCAAGAGAAATCTGAGAGAACCCTTCAAGAACATTAACTTTGTTAGACTGACATCCTCTCTATCCCTCTGGAGGTTTGCATCAGGGATGTCCACTCCTTTCTTTTCAGTTTACATAATATCCGTACTGAATTATCCCTTATGGGTTGTAATAACCCTCGCATCAGTGAGTCAGCTTAGCTCAACTTATTTCTTGAGAATCTCCGGTAAAATGATGGACATGTTCGGTAACAAACCTCTAACGATTTTATCTTTTTCATCTTTCTCTCTCGCAGCACTTCTGTTTACATTTACAACAATGCCAGAAAGGCATCCACTAACACCGATGATCCTGGTCCTGATTTACATCATAGATGGGTTCTACTCCAACATCCCTCCCATTGCGGTTATGAACATGATCGCAAAAATAACTCCAAAGGGAAATTCAGCATCTTACTATGCAGCAAATAATGTAGCATCATCTTTGTTTGGAGCTCTCGGATCTCTTACAGGAGGTATCATAGCATCAGGCCTGCTATATCTAAACTTTGGTATTAAAATAGATATTGAATCCACAATTGGATTTCTCCAGATACCAGCAATTCATCTTGCAGGATATGACTTTCTTTTCCTGATTTCTGCTTTCCTATCCGTCCTTTCTGTAAAGATTCTCAGGAAGTTCGAGGAGAGCAATGCAGTTGATGAGGAACTTGTTAAGGAAGAAATTAGAAAAGCAGTTTATCAAGATGTACTTAGCGTTATATCACATACACCTCTAGTTACAGTCCTGGATGGTTTCAGTGCAAAATTTATGGCTCAGATGAGAACGCAGGATGTTTTTCAGAGCTCCTTGGGTGTTAAAATAAACCCAAACAAGCAATTTGAGTTTGCCCCGGGCAAAATTGAAGATATCGAAAAGATTAAAGAAAACTAA
- the pfdA gene encoding prefoldin subunit alpha — translation MDKDEERIAQEAQQKLALLQQLQSEAEEIQRKIFEVDVVQAEIDRTIETLEYFEKVEDDVDALINLGSGVFAYVDIKNSKKMLVDVGAGAVIEREVSEVLDILKKRKESIQKGKDRYIQLLEGVYSQARQLQKEIAELSSQLKE, via the coding sequence ATGGACAAGGATGAGGAGAGAATAGCTCAGGAAGCCCAGCAGAAGCTGGCATTGCTGCAGCAACTCCAGAGTGAGGCGGAGGAAATCCAGAGGAAAATATTTGAGGTTGATGTTGTTCAGGCTGAGATTGATAGAACTATAGAGACCCTCGAGTACTTTGAGAAAGTGGAGGACGATGTTGATGCCCTGATCAACCTTGGTTCTGGAGTGTTTGCGTATGTTGACATCAAGAACTCGAAGAAGATGCTTGTTGATGTTGGTGCTGGAGCGGTAATCGAGAGAGAAGTGAGTGAGGTTCTGGATATACTTAAGAAGAGAAAGGAGTCAATTCAGAAAGGAAAGGACAGGTATATTCAGCTTCTTGAGGGCGTTTATTCTCAGGCAAGGCAGTTGCAGAAGGAAATTGCTGAACTATCAAGCCAGTTGAAGGAGTAG
- a CDS encoding 50S ribosomal protein L31e, with product MTKIVLERVYSVRLRQKLKPYPRWLRAKKAMKFLRKFLSRHMKAEPDNIKFDTRLNEKIWERGIQKPPARIRIRAVKFDDGIVEVELAD from the coding sequence ATGACCAAGATAGTTCTTGAACGGGTTTATTCTGTAAGGCTCAGGCAGAAGCTTAAACCATATCCAAGATGGCTCAGGGCGAAGAAGGCAATGAAGTTCCTCAGGAAGTTCCTCAGCAGGCACATGAAAGCAGAGCCGGACAACATCAAGTTCGATACGAGGCTGAACGAGAAGATATGGGAGAGGGGTATTCAGAAGCCACCGGCGAGGATCAGAATAAGGGCTGTAAAGTTCGATGATGGAATAGTTGAGGTTGAACTCGCAGATTAA
- a CDS encoding 30S ribosomal protein S19e gives MTTVYDVPANELIEYVAKKLEEMEEFKPPEWANFVKTGVHKQRSPEQPNWWYLRTAAIFRRVYTDGPVGIQRLRTVFGGRKRRGSKPPRFAKGSGSIVRKALQQLEKAGFVEKVDGGRIVTPKGRSFLDKSANELKEKLVEKIPALEKY, from the coding sequence ATGACGACTGTATATGATGTTCCAGCTAATGAACTGATCGAGTATGTCGCAAAGAAGCTCGAGGAGATGGAGGAGTTTAAACCCCCAGAGTGGGCAAACTTCGTTAAAACAGGAGTTCACAAGCAGAGGTCTCCGGAACAGCCAAATTGGTGGTACTTAAGGACTGCAGCCATATTCAGAAGGGTCTATACCGATGGACCGGTTGGTATTCAGAGACTGAGGACTGTATTTGGGGGAAGGAAGAGAAGAGGCTCAAAGCCACCGAGATTCGCAAAGGGCAGCGGTTCAATCGTAAGGAAAGCACTTCAGCAGCTTGAAAAGGCGGGGTTTGTTGAAAAGGTTGATGGAGGAAGGATCGTTACACCCAAGGGCAGATCTTTCCTTGATAAATCTGCAAATGAACTCAAAGAGAAGCTCGTTGAGAAGATACCCGCTCTGGAGAAGTACTGA
- the rimI gene encoding ribosomal protein S18-alanine N-acetyltransferase, with product MLSVVIRSYTSRDVKDMLEIEKEAFQPANPSYDLFVYISHSDDLLVADIGGRVVGYIAVMDMDSSAKIISFAVKREFRGMGIGTILLDKALVRCRERGKKSVYLEVRVSNERAQKLYKKKGFKIIDVIPSYYRDGEDAYLMLCNTTDDL from the coding sequence GTGCTTTCGGTTGTGATAAGGAGTTACACTAGCAGAGATGTGAAGGATATGCTTGAAATAGAGAAAGAAGCTTTTCAGCCAGCTAACCCGTCATACGATCTGTTCGTTTACATCTCTCACAGTGACGATCTGCTCGTGGCAGATATAGGCGGGAGGGTTGTTGGGTATATTGCGGTAATGGACATGGATTCATCAGCGAAAATAATCTCGTTTGCCGTGAAGAGGGAGTTCAGGGGAATGGGGATAGGTACAATACTGTTAGATAAGGCACTGGTAAGGTGTAGGGAAAGAGGGAAGAAATCAGTTTATCTTGAGGTCAGGGTTTCAAACGAGAGGGCACAAAAATTGTATAAAAAAAAGGGATTTAAGATTATCGATGTAATCCCGAGCTACTACAGAGACGGAGAGGATGCGTATCTAATGCTGTGCAACACTACAGACGACCTCTAA
- a CDS encoding 50S ribosomal protein L39e produces the protein MGKKTVGVKFRLAKFYRQNRRAPLWVTLKTKRRVFSSPKRRHWRRKKLKV, from the coding sequence ATGGGAAAGAAGACAGTAGGTGTTAAGTTCAGGCTTGCAAAGTTTTACAGGCAGAATAGGAGAGCACCTTTGTGGGTAACCTTGAAAACGAAGAGGAGGGTATTTTCCAGCCCGAAAAGGAGACACTGGAGACGCAAAAAATTGAAGGTGTGA
- the ftsY gene encoding signal recognition particle-docking protein FtsY, with amino-acid sequence MFKKLKEKLKIFRKKVDEEEAREEVRQVEAREAKPEPKVEAEVVEEKRKEVEKEAKKEKVSLKDKIKAVVFEREVIIDEGKLEGILSELEMILLESDVAFDVVDEITQKLKDSLVGRRKKIGQKLSDIVIDELKSILKDILDRNRFDFDEFVRNVDKPANILFVGVNGTGKTTTIAKIAKRLTSQGYSVVVAAGDTFRAGAIEQLEEHAKNLGVKIIKHKTGADPAAVIFDAIKHAEAKGIDIVLSDTAGRMHTKKNLIDQLGKIKRVTKPALTIFVDESLAGNDAIERARMFNDAVGIDGSILTKLDADPKGGTAISISYITGKPVLFVGTGQSYDDLEKFSSEWLIGRIFD; translated from the coding sequence ATGTTCAAAAAGCTCAAGGAAAAGCTGAAAATTTTTAGAAAGAAAGTAGATGAGGAGGAAGCCCGGGAAGAGGTTAGGCAGGTTGAGGCCAGAGAGGCCAAGCCTGAGCCTAAAGTTGAGGCTGAAGTGGTAGAGGAGAAGAGAAAAGAAGTTGAAAAGGAGGCTAAAAAGGAGAAGGTCAGCTTAAAAGATAAGATCAAGGCTGTAGTTTTTGAGAGAGAGGTAATTATTGATGAGGGCAAGCTTGAGGGAATCCTATCCGAGCTCGAAATGATTCTGCTCGAGAGTGATGTTGCATTTGATGTTGTTGATGAGATTACCCAGAAGTTGAAGGACAGCCTTGTTGGAAGGAGAAAGAAAATAGGTCAGAAGCTTTCGGATATCGTTATAGATGAGCTCAAATCCATTTTGAAGGATATACTCGACAGGAACAGATTCGATTTTGATGAATTCGTAAGGAATGTGGATAAGCCAGCGAACATACTATTTGTTGGAGTTAATGGTACTGGGAAGACAACCACAATAGCGAAAATAGCGAAGAGGCTTACGAGTCAGGGCTACTCGGTTGTGGTGGCAGCCGGGGACACATTCAGGGCTGGAGCGATCGAACAGCTGGAGGAGCATGCCAAGAATCTGGGTGTGAAGATAATAAAGCACAAAACTGGAGCCGATCCGGCAGCGGTGATATTCGATGCGATAAAGCATGCTGAAGCCAAGGGTATAGACATAGTCCTCTCAGATACCGCAGGGAGGATGCACACGAAAAAGAACCTCATAGATCAGCTTGGCAAGATAAAGAGGGTTACAAAACCGGCACTGACGATATTCGTCGATGAGAGCCTTGCCGGAAATGATGCGATAGAGAGAGCGAGGATGTTCAACGATGCCGTGGGGATTGATGGTAGCATTCTGACAAAGCTGGATGCGGATCCAAAGGGTGGAACGGCTATATCCATAAGCTACATAACCGGCAAACCCGTGCTGTTTGTTGGGACTGGACAGAGTTACGATGATCTGGAGAAGTTCAGTTCGGAATGGCTGATCGGCAGAATTTTTGATTGA
- a CDS encoding MarR family transcriptional regulator: protein MLSRMEVTLLLKLSRERTISQLAKELDISIYRASTLVTSLERKGLVKTGKKGKHKRVSPSDAKPAELFRRLTHKFSHMPLEVILSGKTLALLAVLKAPLGAHEICLRSNLSRSTFYHIVDRLSSYGILGKRKKERKYFLIERYRLFHEFAKEFCDLQNSIKAREFSQDSAVVWGGVGEFILSTREYRGKKAGNFHLTGVERFGDFGLDLIGTGQYHYYYSEKVKELSLENIVTHALLIDFSPRTILYSAVLLLAHRDKISERKLFELGKKYDVSVKNLLGLLEGKEAGRYPYPSIKEVEETFRAYFGEEIWTK, encoded by the coding sequence ATGCTGTCAAGAATGGAGGTTACATTACTTTTAAAGCTCAGCAGAGAAAGAACCATATCTCAGTTAGCCAAGGAGTTAGACATATCCATTTACAGAGCTTCCACCCTAGTTACATCTCTTGAAAGGAAAGGTTTGGTGAAGACAGGAAAAAAAGGAAAGCATAAACGAGTATCACCAAGTGATGCAAAGCCAGCAGAGTTATTCAGGAGATTAACCCATAAATTTAGCCACATGCCTCTTGAGGTAATTTTAAGCGGGAAAACTCTTGCACTTCTTGCCGTCCTCAAAGCTCCTTTGGGTGCTCATGAGATTTGTTTAAGAAGCAATCTCTCTAGGAGCACATTTTACCACATAGTTGACAGGCTCTCCAGTTATGGCATACTTGGGAAAAGAAAGAAAGAGAGAAAATACTTCTTAATAGAGAGGTACAGATTATTTCATGAGTTTGCTAAGGAATTCTGTGATTTGCAAAATTCTATCAAAGCGAGAGAGTTTTCTCAGGATTCTGCTGTAGTGTGGGGTGGAGTTGGAGAGTTTATTTTGTCGACAAGAGAATATAGGGGAAAAAAGGCTGGAAACTTTCATCTGACTGGAGTCGAAAGGTTTGGCGATTTTGGATTGGATCTTATTGGAACTGGACAATACCACTACTATTATTCTGAGAAAGTGAAGGAGCTTTCTTTGGAGAACATAGTAACGCATGCACTGCTCATTGATTTCAGTCCAAGGACAATTTTATACTCAGCGGTTCTCCTGTTAGCGCACAGGGACAAAATAAGCGAAAGGAAGCTTTTTGAGCTGGGTAAAAAATATGATGTAAGTGTAAAGAATTTACTGGGACTTCTGGAGGGTAAAGAGGCTGGAAGGTACCCCTACCCATCCATAAAAGAAGTTGAGGAAACTTTCAGGGCATATTTTGGTGAAGAGATATGGACAAAGTAA
- a CDS encoding YhbY family RNA-binding protein: MRKSLPERISTINIGKNGLTENVIKEINFQLEKRGVVKVKLLRSFRESTGRDRKELAREVEKNINGRLVSLRGMVLTFVK; the protein is encoded by the coding sequence ATGAGGAAAAGTCTGCCAGAGAGAATATCAACGATAAACATTGGGAAAAACGGTTTGACGGAGAATGTGATAAAGGAAATCAATTTCCAGCTTGAGAAGCGGGGAGTGGTTAAGGTCAAGCTACTCAGGAGTTTCAGAGAAAGCACAGGCAGGGACAGGAAGGAACTCGCAAGAGAGGTAGAGAAAAATATTAATGGCAGACTCGTTAGCCTAAGAGGTATGGTGCTAACCTTCGTAAAATAA
- the rpl18a gene encoding 50S ribosomal protein L18Ae has product MMFEVSGKFRNGEIWTKFRKVVEAHNENFAREKVLSLIGSNHKVKRNLIKIEELRKIEEN; this is encoded by the coding sequence ATGATGTTTGAGGTGAGCGGGAAGTTCAGGAATGGTGAGATCTGGACGAAGTTCAGAAAGGTTGTTGAGGCTCATAACGAGAATTTTGCAAGAGAAAAGGTTCTGTCTTTGATCGGGAGCAACCATAAGGTTAAGAGAAACCTTATAAAGATAGAGGAACTCAGAAAGATTGAAGAAAATTAA